From one Alphaproteobacteria bacterium genomic stretch:
- a CDS encoding PEP-CTERM sorting domain-containing protein, whose protein sequence is MTVGDAFELSFVGSEPMYNMAYQEYIILDMTNVLSLIGTASNLDLTIMVGELGSGWPNIFGSIVTASNSLIPSDLNDLAIQAIPSNVVHIDLNAIGLNAANPYLILTKVTFDSVPSGPSPEMYLKYLSLSFDNCVLEDNCSGGGDDDDVPEPGLIGLFGFSLAGLAALRWRR, encoded by the coding sequence GTGACTGTTGGTGATGCCTTTGAGCTTAGTTTTGTTGGCTCCGAGCCAATGTACAATATGGCATATCAGGAATATATAATCCTTGATATGACCAATGTGTTGAGTCTGATCGGGACGGCTTCAAATCTTGATTTGACTATTATGGTCGGTGAATTGGGTTCAGGCTGGCCTAATATCTTTGGGTCTATTGTTACGGCCTCAAATTCCTTGATACCTAGTGATTTGAATGACTTGGCTATTCAGGCTATTCCCTCAAATGTGGTTCATATAGATCTTAACGCAATTGGGTTGAATGCGGCTAATCCATATTTGATCCTTACGAAGGTTACCTTTGATTCAGTCCCTTCAGGGCCTTCTCCTGAGATGTATCTTAAATACCTGTCTTTGAGCTTTGATAATTGTGTGCTTGAAGATAATTGCTCAGGTGGTGGGGATGACGATGATGTTCCAGAGCCAGGTTTGATCGGACTCTTTGGTTTTTCATTAGCTGGTCTTGCGGCTCTCCGCTGGAGACGTTAA